Proteins from a genomic interval of Vreelandella profundi:
- a CDS encoding TRAP transporter permease: protein MRFSFSSQAATPSAADNAIASGWIALGAVSVVFHLGLIFYGLTPALVSRPLHMALLLPWVLIFMAKTPAQRTSGWLLTLLGIAACSYIAFNEAALANQYGFIDTHLQMAIGVFLIALALEAARRAIGWPLPLVALLALMYGAFGQYVPGAFGHPGMPLQSMVGTLTIAEGGLWGSLTGVSVSVVAIFVIFGAVLNAGEAGQGFMNLASAVAGRLTGGAAKVAVISSALMGSISGSASANVASTGAITIPSMVRLRYPRSLAGAVEAVASSGGQIMPPLMGAGAFVMVELTGTPYTQIMAAAMLPAVLYFLTVWVGINAYATRHDLQPVAESERPHAKEVLITSLFFAIPFVLLLERIFHGGYTPQYAASIAIFAGVALLLFNVKLRFSLPDFAHRLAEAAVTAGRQIAVIGAIILCASLVVGVLSLTGLGVKITSGILSLSNDALWPALLLTALACLILGMEVPTTAAYVICVSVAGPALTSLGLEPLLAHLFVFWYALLSTITPPVCGGVFIAAGMVGENWLKVAFKAMALGIGLYIIPLAMVANPEIIQLAFNPSGALLYALKVAIGLTAISFGVIARKAVWHRVALVAAGIITIFVI, encoded by the coding sequence ATGCGTTTTTCCTTTTCGTCGCAAGCAGCGACGCCCTCCGCAGCGGACAACGCTATAGCATCTGGCTGGATAGCGCTTGGTGCGGTCAGCGTTGTGTTCCACCTAGGGCTGATTTTTTACGGCTTAACGCCTGCGCTGGTGAGCCGGCCGCTGCACATGGCGCTGCTGTTGCCGTGGGTGTTGATCTTTATGGCGAAAACGCCGGCTCAGCGCACCAGCGGTTGGCTTTTAACACTGCTGGGCATTGCGGCGTGCAGCTATATCGCCTTTAACGAAGCGGCGTTGGCCAACCAGTATGGCTTTATCGATACGCATCTACAGATGGCGATAGGTGTGTTTTTAATCGCGCTGGCGCTTGAGGCTGCCCGCCGGGCGATTGGCTGGCCGCTGCCGCTAGTGGCCTTGCTGGCACTGATGTACGGAGCCTTTGGCCAGTATGTGCCCGGTGCCTTTGGGCACCCAGGTATGCCGCTGCAGAGCATGGTCGGCACGCTGACCATTGCCGAAGGCGGGCTGTGGGGGTCATTAACCGGCGTGAGCGTCAGCGTTGTCGCCATTTTTGTGATTTTTGGCGCTGTGCTCAATGCGGGTGAAGCTGGGCAGGGCTTTATGAATTTAGCCAGCGCCGTGGCGGGCCGCCTAACGGGCGGAGCTGCCAAAGTGGCGGTGATTTCATCGGCATTGATGGGGTCCATCTCTGGTTCAGCCTCGGCCAACGTGGCCTCGACCGGTGCGATCACCATTCCTTCGATGGTGCGTTTACGTTATCCACGTTCGCTGGCCGGTGCGGTGGAAGCGGTTGCCTCTTCCGGCGGGCAGATTATGCCACCGCTGATGGGCGCGGGTGCATTTGTGATGGTGGAACTTACGGGTACGCCCTACACGCAGATTATGGCCGCAGCCATGCTGCCGGCGGTGCTGTATTTTCTGACCGTTTGGGTGGGCATTAATGCGTATGCGACTCGGCATGATTTACAGCCAGTCGCTGAGAGTGAACGGCCCCATGCCAAAGAGGTGCTGATTACCTCACTGTTTTTCGCGATACCGTTTGTACTGCTGTTAGAGCGCATTTTTCACGGTGGCTATACCCCGCAGTACGCGGCCAGTATCGCGATTTTTGCAGGTGTTGCGCTGCTGTTGTTCAATGTCAAACTACGCTTTTCGCTGCCTGATTTTGCGCATCGCTTAGCGGAAGCGGCGGTTACCGCCGGACGTCAGATCGCGGTGATAGGCGCCATTATTCTGTGTGCGTCGCTGGTAGTTGGAGTACTGTCGCTGACGGGGTTAGGCGTTAAAATTACCTCGGGTATTTTGTCGCTCTCCAACGACGCCCTGTGGCCGGCGCTGCTTTTGACGGCGTTGGCGTGTTTGATTCTGGGCATGGAAGTGCCGACCACGGCGGCCTACGTAATTTGTGTTTCGGTTGCCGGGCCTGCGCTCACCTCTTTGGGTTTAGAGCCGCTCTTGGCGCATCTTTTCGTGTTTTGGTATGCGCTGCTCTCAACCATTACGCCGCCGGTGTGCGGGGGCGTGTTTATTGCCGCAGGCATGGTGGGCGAGAACTGGCTCAAAGTGGCGTTTAAGGCGATGGCGCTGGGTATTGGGCTGTATATCATTCCGTTGGCGATGGTCGCCAATCCAGAGATCATCCAGCTAGCCTTTAACCCTTCGGGCGCCCTGCTTTACGCGCTGAAAGTGGCGATTGGGTTAACGGCCATTTCGTTTGGCGTTATCGCACGCAAAGCGGTGTGGCATCGCGTGGCGTTAGTCGCAGCGGGAATCATCACCATCTTTGTGATCTAG
- a CDS encoding calcium/sodium antiporter — protein sequence MLYGLSLLAGIVLLTLGGESLIRGAVAGARRVGVSPLLTGLVVVGFGTSAPELVVSIHAAMNQQPDIAIGNIVGSNIGNILLILGLCAVICPMVVQPLALRRDGLVVVLASLLFIALSFSGALGRVDAGIFLAGLVCYLVWAYVSESRQHVPATEMHTSEAEEMTKLPTTGWMMALALIVGLGMLIGGSQLLLYGAIGLAQAMGISEAVIGLTIVAVGTSLPEMAVSVIAALRRHADVAVGNILGSNIFNLLGILGISAFLQPLTLAPRVAMFDQWVMLGAAGLLVLFLYTGMRLSRWEGAALLAGYAAYLALSFTIF from the coding sequence ATGCTATATGGACTTAGTTTGTTAGCAGGCATTGTGCTACTTACCCTAGGAGGGGAATCGCTTATTCGCGGCGCGGTGGCAGGCGCTAGAAGAGTGGGTGTCTCGCCCTTACTGACAGGGCTTGTCGTGGTGGGCTTTGGCACCTCGGCGCCTGAGCTGGTCGTTTCTATCCATGCCGCTATGAACCAGCAGCCGGACATTGCTATTGGCAACATAGTAGGCAGTAACATTGGCAATATTTTATTGATTTTAGGGTTGTGCGCGGTGATCTGCCCGATGGTCGTGCAGCCTTTGGCGCTGCGCCGTGATGGGCTGGTCGTTGTTTTGGCCAGCCTGCTGTTTATAGCGCTTTCGTTTAGCGGGGCATTAGGGCGCGTTGATGCCGGGATTTTTCTTGCCGGCCTCGTCTGCTATCTCGTTTGGGCCTACGTAAGCGAAAGCCGCCAGCATGTTCCGGCGACCGAGATGCATACCTCCGAAGCGGAGGAAATGACGAAGCTGCCCACCACCGGCTGGATGATGGCCCTAGCGCTGATTGTCGGCTTAGGCATGCTGATTGGTGGCTCGCAGTTACTCCTTTATGGCGCCATTGGTTTGGCCCAGGCCATGGGGATTTCTGAGGCGGTGATCGGCCTAACCATCGTCGCCGTGGGTACTTCGCTACCGGAAATGGCGGTATCCGTGATTGCAGCGCTACGGCGTCATGCCGACGTTGCCGTTGGGAATATTCTTGGCAGCAACATTTTCAACCTGCTTGGTATCTTAGGTATCTCAGCGTTCTTACAGCCGCTTACACTGGCGCCGCGCGTGGCGATGTTCGATCAGTGGGTCATGCTGGGCGCTGCAGGCCTGTTGGTACTGTTTTTGTATACCGGCATGCGCCTATCCCGCTGGGAAGGCGCTGCCCTACTGGCAGGCTATGCCGCTTATTTAGCGCTAAGCTTTACTATCTTCTAA
- a CDS encoding cold-shock protein: MATGTVKWFNDSKGFGFIAPSDGSDDVFAHFSEIQSDGFKTLPEGANVSFDVTQGQKGLQASNIKLLS; this comes from the coding sequence ATGGCAACTGGCACAGTTAAGTGGTTCAACGATTCTAAAGGTTTTGGTTTCATTGCTCCGTCTGACGGCAGTGACGACGTTTTTGCTCATTTTTCTGAAATTCAGTCTGATGGCTTCAAAACCCTTCCAGAAGGTGCTAACGTTTCTTTTGACGTTACCCAGGGTCAGAAAGGCCTTCAAGCTTCAAACATCAAGCTGCTTTCTTAA
- a CDS encoding lysozyme inhibitor LprI family protein, which yields MRLSPLFLGMGLLIASGFATASEGCESPTTQLEMTECSAQAYGAADTELNESYQMLVSQLKDNAPALEKLRTAQRAWIGFRDAECAFESSAVEGGSAQPMVRNGCLEKVTAARIERLHEYASCEEGDLSCSH from the coding sequence ATGCGTTTATCGCCACTCTTTCTTGGTATGGGCTTATTGATCGCAAGCGGTTTCGCGACGGCCAGCGAAGGGTGCGAGAGCCCTACCACGCAGCTGGAAATGACCGAGTGCTCGGCGCAAGCCTATGGAGCAGCCGATACGGAGCTGAATGAGTCCTACCAGATGCTTGTTAGCCAGCTGAAAGATAATGCGCCCGCGTTAGAAAAGCTGAGGACTGCGCAGCGAGCATGGATTGGTTTCCGCGACGCTGAGTGCGCATTTGAAAGCAGCGCCGTTGAGGGTGGTAGCGCACAGCCGATGGTACGCAATGGATGCCTTGAAAAGGTGACTGCGGCACGCATAGAAAGGCTGCATGAGTACGCTAGTTGCGAGGAAGGGGATCTAAGCTGCTCGCACTGA
- a CDS encoding addiction module antidote protein, producing the protein MKSHDTAVVDMLRDDPNMALDYLRIAFDELDEEGGESAFLMALRHVVEAQGGVAAIAERAKVSRESLYRALSPKGNPTLRTMTAVIKATGIHFHDLTHHNPEPIAG; encoded by the coding sequence ATGAAAAGCCACGATACTGCTGTTGTCGATATGCTGCGCGACGATCCCAATATGGCGCTGGACTATTTGCGCATCGCCTTTGATGAACTGGACGAAGAGGGAGGCGAATCGGCCTTTCTCATGGCGCTACGCCATGTTGTTGAAGCCCAAGGTGGTGTGGCCGCTATTGCGGAACGTGCCAAGGTGTCACGCGAAAGCTTGTACCGGGCACTATCCCCTAAGGGCAATCCAACGTTACGAACGATGACCGCCGTTATCAAAGCAACAGGCATTCACTTTCACGACCTGACGCACCATAACCCAGAGCCAATAGCAGGATAA
- a CDS encoding type II toxin-antitoxin system RelE/ParE family toxin, with protein sequence MIELTHYLTADGHDPFQAWLSAVKAKDRMAAMRVLTRLNRLAAGNAGDAKAVGDGVLELRIDYGPGYRVYYAKVGRRMVMLLAGGTKKRQQADIEQAKAFLIDHRRRART encoded by the coding sequence ATGATAGAGCTTACGCACTACCTGACCGCTGACGGTCATGACCCATTCCAGGCATGGTTGAGCGCCGTAAAAGCTAAAGACAGAATGGCCGCAATGCGAGTGTTGACACGCCTTAACCGACTAGCCGCAGGCAATGCAGGCGATGCCAAAGCGGTGGGCGATGGTGTGCTAGAGCTACGGATTGATTACGGGCCGGGCTACCGCGTTTATTACGCCAAGGTAGGCCGCCGTATGGTGATGTTATTAGCCGGGGGAACCAAGAAACGCCAGCAAGCCGACATAGAGCAAGCCAAGGCGTTTTTAATCGACCACCGAAGGAGAGCACGGACATGA
- a CDS encoding DUF4760 domain-containing protein, which yields MPEWFSNFIDWFTAARLQAILTAVGIAIATASVISVKATAKKKQTAEYLMELRTDARLEKCIQRLRQLDSCENTNMLTLGLENKADDQDAQDLRYLLNHFERLSVGIQEKIYDERMVKKSQYSTFVKTYERSQQFIRGVRKTSPTAYQEFEWLSLRWQKAPLKSRNKLSPVNS from the coding sequence GTGCCAGAATGGTTTAGCAATTTCATTGATTGGTTCACCGCAGCAAGGCTACAAGCAATCCTTACTGCTGTTGGGATAGCCATAGCTACTGCTTCAGTTATAAGCGTCAAAGCCACCGCAAAAAAAAAGCAAACCGCTGAATACTTAATGGAGCTACGCACTGACGCGCGCCTAGAAAAATGCATACAGCGATTGCGCCAATTGGATAGCTGTGAAAATACTAATATGCTCACTCTAGGCCTTGAAAACAAAGCTGATGATCAGGACGCTCAGGATTTACGCTACCTCCTTAACCATTTTGAAAGGCTTAGCGTTGGCATCCAGGAAAAGATCTATGATGAGAGAATGGTCAAAAAATCTCAATATTCAACGTTTGTAAAGACTTACGAACGTTCACAGCAGTTTATTAGAGGTGTACGCAAGACTTCACCTACGGCCTATCAAGAATTCGAATGGCTTAGTTTAAGATGGCAAAAAGCCCCCTTAAAAAGTAGAAATAAGTTATCGCCAGTCAACAGTTAG
- the smpB gene encoding SsrA-binding protein SmpB, protein MATKKGKSKVSGSGVIAQNKKARFEYHIDETFEAGLVLAGWEVKSLRAGKAQLTDTYILVRNGEAFLLGSHFMPLNTTSTHEIADPTRTRKLLLHRKEIAKIFSITQDKGHTCVPLKLYWTRNKVKCELALVTGKQLHDKRATEKDRDWNRQKGRIMREHTKA, encoded by the coding sequence ATGGCCACTAAGAAAGGTAAAAGCAAAGTATCTGGCAGCGGCGTTATCGCCCAGAACAAGAAGGCGCGGTTTGAATACCATATCGACGAGACCTTCGAGGCAGGATTAGTGCTGGCTGGTTGGGAAGTCAAAAGCCTGCGCGCAGGAAAAGCCCAGCTCACCGACACCTACATCTTGGTGCGTAACGGCGAAGCGTTCCTATTGGGTAGCCATTTCATGCCGCTCAATACCACCAGCACTCACGAAATTGCTGACCCAACGCGTACCCGCAAACTGCTGCTGCATCGCAAAGAGATTGCCAAAATCTTTTCGATCACCCAGGACAAAGGCCACACCTGCGTGCCCTTAAAGCTTTACTGGACACGTAACAAGGTGAAGTGCGAACTGGCGCTCGTGACTGGTAAACAGCTGCACGACAAGCGCGCCACTGAAAAAGATCGCGACTGGAATCGTCAAAAAGGGCGAATCATGCGGGAACATACCAAGGCATAA
- a CDS encoding type II toxin-antitoxin system RatA family toxin, which produces MPTVNRSALVRHTPQKMFDLVNDFERYPEFLPGCRQARLVEHDDVHLIGEMTLGRAGVEQTITTRNDLFEPERIEMSLVKGPFKQLKGRWMFTPMGEGACKVSLEMEFEFANRFLGMAFGKIFQQIAGQLVDAFTKRANELYGR; this is translated from the coding sequence ATGCCAACCGTCAATCGTTCCGCCTTAGTGCGGCACACCCCCCAGAAAATGTTCGATCTAGTCAACGACTTTGAGCGCTACCCTGAGTTTTTACCAGGGTGCCGTCAAGCGCGTCTGGTAGAGCATGATGATGTGCATCTCATCGGCGAAATGACCCTTGGTCGCGCCGGTGTTGAACAAACGATTACCACCCGTAATGATCTTTTCGAGCCTGAGCGGATAGAAATGTCGCTAGTAAAAGGACCGTTTAAGCAGCTCAAAGGTCGCTGGATGTTTACTCCTATGGGGGAGGGCGCCTGTAAAGTCAGCCTGGAAATGGAATTCGAATTTGCCAACCGGTTTTTAGGCATGGCCTTTGGAAAGATCTTTCAACAAATAGCGGGGCAGCTCGTTGATGCCTTCACCAAGCGCGCTAACGAGCTATATGGCCGCTGA
- a CDS encoding RnfH family protein, whose amino-acid sequence MAAETLTVEVAYALPHKQRLVALRVPEGTTARQAVERADLPALFPELPSDTFAQAPLGIFGKALRSPESQALREGDRVEVYRPLAIDPKAARLERAKRQASDQGAIPASKR is encoded by the coding sequence ATGGCCGCTGAAACGCTCACGGTTGAAGTAGCCTATGCCTTGCCGCACAAGCAGCGCCTGGTGGCTCTACGGGTGCCTGAGGGAACCACTGCGCGCCAAGCCGTTGAGCGTGCCGATTTGCCCGCGCTGTTTCCCGAGCTGCCCAGCGACACGTTCGCACAAGCGCCGCTGGGTATTTTCGGTAAAGCGCTGCGCAGCCCCGAAAGCCAAGCCCTGCGTGAGGGCGATCGGGTCGAGGTATATCGGCCACTGGCGATCGACCCTAAGGCGGCTCGCCTAGAGCGCGCAAAGCGCCAAGCGAGCGACCAGGGCGCTATCCCCGCATCAAAGCGGTGA
- a CDS encoding outer membrane protein assembly factor BamE yields the protein MQKLTRIITLSVALTVVSGCSYVGVYKRDIPQGNLVTQEMVSQLQPGMTQEQVVYVMGRPLLEAPFDANQWDYVYRVDKAYGDVEQRRVTLAFDPQGRLANIEQEGDLSKKLPIDVESNMGPATEGSNPMLMQPDESTPNVAPISTQPASPL from the coding sequence ATGCAAAAATTGACTCGAATCATCACACTTTCCGTCGCCCTTACCGTTGTTAGTGGCTGCAGCTACGTCGGCGTTTACAAGCGCGACATCCCCCAAGGCAACCTGGTCACCCAAGAGATGGTCAGCCAGCTTCAGCCGGGCATGACCCAAGAACAGGTAGTTTATGTGATGGGCAGACCCTTGCTGGAAGCGCCCTTCGACGCTAACCAATGGGACTATGTATACCGCGTAGACAAAGCCTATGGCGATGTCGAGCAGCGCCGCGTCACCCTTGCTTTCGATCCACAGGGCCGTCTAGCAAACATTGAGCAAGAAGGTGATTTGTCCAAAAAGCTGCCAATAGACGTGGAAAGCAACATGGGGCCCGCAACCGAAGGGTCTAACCCCATGCTTATGCAGCCTGATGAAAGCACGCCAAACGTAGCCCCCATAAGCACGCAGCCCGCCTCACCGCTTTGA